Proteins from one Desmodus rotundus isolate HL8 chromosome 9, HLdesRot8A.1, whole genome shotgun sequence genomic window:
- the JMJD4 gene encoding 2-oxoglutarate and iron-dependent oxygenase JMJD4 isoform X2: MDRETRVFAESHFRRLRGRLPSRVCPTPDRVDFIENPDSFSYADFFKGYLLPNLPCVFSSAFTEGWGCRRHWVTSSGKPDFDYLLQNYGDVVVPVANCGVQEYNSNPKEHMPLRDYISYWKEYIQGHYSSPRGCLYLKDWHLCRDSSAEGLFTLPVYFSSDWLNEYWDTLDVDDYRFIYMGPTGTWSPFHADIFRSFSWSVNICGRKKWFLFPPGQEEALRDRHGSLPYDVTAPAFLESCPHPGLNRCSRPLEVTQEAGEMVFVPSGWHHQVHNMVIMRSCSGINFEEFYQFLKVIAERRLLLAKEIGPDEVEYGEGSQLGPQQTIFDISRIAEVLASVVVNPDFQRVDTSMLSPQPEDLLQQLEEVMAAMESL; the protein is encoded by the exons ATGGACAGGGAAACGCGCGTGTTCGCAGAGAGCCACTTCCGACGCCTCCGGGGGCGTCTCCCCAGCAGGGTCTGCCCTACCCCGGACCGTGTTGACTTCATTGAGAATCCAGACTCCTTTTCCTACGCGGACTTCTTCAAGGGTTACCTGCTCCCCAACCTGCCGTGTGTTTTCTCCAGCGCCTTCACcgagggctggggctgcaggaggcACTGGGTAACATCCAGTGGGAAACCTGACTTCGATTATCTGCTTCAAAATTATG GAGATGTAGTTGTACCTGTTGCAAACTGCGGGGTCCAGGAATACAACTCGAACCCTAAAGAACACATGCCCCTCAGAGATTACATCAGCTACTGGAAAGAGTACATCCAGGGGCACTACTCCTCTCCACGGGGCTGTCTCTACCTCAAAGACTGGCACCTGTGCAG GGACTCCTCTGCCGAGGGCTTATTCACACTGCCTGTGTACTTCTCCTCTGACTGGCTCAACGAGTACTGGGACACCCTGGATGTGGACGACTACCGTTTCATCTACATGGGGCCCACTGGCACCTG GTCGCCATTCCATGCTGACATTTTCCGCTCCTTCAGCTGGTCTGTCAATATCTGTGGGAGGAAAAAGTGGTTCCTCTTCCCACCAGGGCAAGAAGAAGCCCTACGGGACCGTCATGGTAGCTTGCCCTACGATGTGACCGCCCCTGCATTCCTGGAGAGCTGCCCACACCCAGGGCTCAACCGCTGCAGCCGCCCGCTGGAGGTTACGCAGGAGGCAGGCGAGATGGTGTTCGTGCCCAGCGGTTGGCACCACCAAGTCCACAACATG GTCATCATGAGGTCCTGCTCTGGGATTAATTTCGAAGAATTTTACCAGTTCCTCAAGGTCATTGCTGAAAGGAGGCTCCTCCTAGCAAAGGAGATAGGCCCTGATGAAGTGGAATATGGTGAGGGCTCCCAGCTGGGCCCCCAGCAGACCATTTTTGACATCAGCCGGATTGCTGAGGTGCTGGCGTCTGTGGTGGTCAACCCCGACTTCCAGAGAGTGGACACCAGCATGCTCTCTCCACAGCCAGAGGATCTCCTGCAGCAGCTAGAGGAGGTCATGGCCGCCATGGAGTCTCTTTAG
- the JMJD4 gene encoding 2-oxoglutarate and iron-dependent oxygenase JMJD4 isoform X1: MDRETRVFAESHFRRLRGRLPSRVCPTPDRVDFIENPDSFSYADFFKGYLLPNLPCVFSSAFTEGWGCRRHWVTSSGKPDFDYLLQNYGDVVVPVANCGVQEYNSNPKEHMPLRDYISYWKEYIQGHYSSPRGCLYLKDWHLCRDSSAEGLFTLPVYFSSDWLNEYWDTLDVDDYRFIYMGPTGTWSPFHADIFRSFSWSVNICGRKKWFLFPPGQEEALRDRHGSLPYDVTAPAFLESCPHPGLNRCSRPLEVTQEAGEMVFVPSGWHHQVHNMEDTISINHNWVNGCNLANMWHFLQQELHTVQREVSEWRDTMPDWHHHCQVIMRSCSGINFEEFYQFLKVIAERRLLLAKEIGPDEVEYGEGSQLGPQQTIFDISRIAEVLASVVVNPDFQRVDTSMLSPQPEDLLQQLEEVMAAMESL; encoded by the exons ATGGACAGGGAAACGCGCGTGTTCGCAGAGAGCCACTTCCGACGCCTCCGGGGGCGTCTCCCCAGCAGGGTCTGCCCTACCCCGGACCGTGTTGACTTCATTGAGAATCCAGACTCCTTTTCCTACGCGGACTTCTTCAAGGGTTACCTGCTCCCCAACCTGCCGTGTGTTTTCTCCAGCGCCTTCACcgagggctggggctgcaggaggcACTGGGTAACATCCAGTGGGAAACCTGACTTCGATTATCTGCTTCAAAATTATG GAGATGTAGTTGTACCTGTTGCAAACTGCGGGGTCCAGGAATACAACTCGAACCCTAAAGAACACATGCCCCTCAGAGATTACATCAGCTACTGGAAAGAGTACATCCAGGGGCACTACTCCTCTCCACGGGGCTGTCTCTACCTCAAAGACTGGCACCTGTGCAG GGACTCCTCTGCCGAGGGCTTATTCACACTGCCTGTGTACTTCTCCTCTGACTGGCTCAACGAGTACTGGGACACCCTGGATGTGGACGACTACCGTTTCATCTACATGGGGCCCACTGGCACCTG GTCGCCATTCCATGCTGACATTTTCCGCTCCTTCAGCTGGTCTGTCAATATCTGTGGGAGGAAAAAGTGGTTCCTCTTCCCACCAGGGCAAGAAGAAGCCCTACGGGACCGTCATGGTAGCTTGCCCTACGATGTGACCGCCCCTGCATTCCTGGAGAGCTGCCCACACCCAGGGCTCAACCGCTGCAGCCGCCCGCTGGAGGTTACGCAGGAGGCAGGCGAGATGGTGTTCGTGCCCAGCGGTTGGCACCACCAAGTCCACAACATG GAGGACACTATCTCCATCAACCATAACTGGGTCAATGGCTGTAACCTGGCCAACATGTGGCATTTCCTACAGCAAGAGCTCCACACCGTGCAGCGGGAGGTCAGCGAGTGGAGGGACACCATGCCTGACTGGCACCACCACTGCCAG GTCATCATGAGGTCCTGCTCTGGGATTAATTTCGAAGAATTTTACCAGTTCCTCAAGGTCATTGCTGAAAGGAGGCTCCTCCTAGCAAAGGAGATAGGCCCTGATGAAGTGGAATATGGTGAGGGCTCCCAGCTGGGCCCCCAGCAGACCATTTTTGACATCAGCCGGATTGCTGAGGTGCTGGCGTCTGTGGTGGTCAACCCCGACTTCCAGAGAGTGGACACCAGCATGCTCTCTCCACAGCCAGAGGATCTCCTGCAGCAGCTAGAGGAGGTCATGGCCGCCATGGAGTCTCTTTAG
- the JMJD4 gene encoding 2-oxoglutarate and iron-dependent oxygenase JMJD4 isoform X3 encodes MDRETRVFAESHFRRLRGRLPSRVCPTPDRVDFIENPDSFSYADFFKGYLLPNLPCVFSSAFTEGWGCRRHWVTSSGKPDFDYLLQNYGTPLPRAYSHCLCTSPLTGSTSTGTPWMWTTTVSSTWGPLAPGQEEALRDRHGSLPYDVTAPAFLESCPHPGLNRCSRPLEVTQEAGEMVFVPSGWHHQVHNMEDTISINHNWVNGCNLANMWHFLQQELHTVQREVSEWRDTMPDWHHHCQVIMRSCSGINFEEFYQFLKVIAERRLLLAKEIGPDEVEYGEGSQLGPQQTIFDISRIAEVLASVVVNPDFQRVDTSMLSPQPEDLLQQLEEVMAAMESL; translated from the exons ATGGACAGGGAAACGCGCGTGTTCGCAGAGAGCCACTTCCGACGCCTCCGGGGGCGTCTCCCCAGCAGGGTCTGCCCTACCCCGGACCGTGTTGACTTCATTGAGAATCCAGACTCCTTTTCCTACGCGGACTTCTTCAAGGGTTACCTGCTCCCCAACCTGCCGTGTGTTTTCTCCAGCGCCTTCACcgagggctggggctgcaggaggcACTGGGTAACATCCAGTGGGAAACCTGACTTCGATTATCTGCTTCAAAATTATG GGACTCCTCTGCCGAGGGCTTATTCACACTGCCTGTGTACTTCTCCTCTGACTGGCTCAACGAGTACTGGGACACCCTGGATGTGGACGACTACCGTTTCATCTACATGGGGCCCACTGGCACCTG GGCAAGAAGAAGCCCTACGGGACCGTCATGGTAGCTTGCCCTACGATGTGACCGCCCCTGCATTCCTGGAGAGCTGCCCACACCCAGGGCTCAACCGCTGCAGCCGCCCGCTGGAGGTTACGCAGGAGGCAGGCGAGATGGTGTTCGTGCCCAGCGGTTGGCACCACCAAGTCCACAACATG GAGGACACTATCTCCATCAACCATAACTGGGTCAATGGCTGTAACCTGGCCAACATGTGGCATTTCCTACAGCAAGAGCTCCACACCGTGCAGCGGGAGGTCAGCGAGTGGAGGGACACCATGCCTGACTGGCACCACCACTGCCAG GTCATCATGAGGTCCTGCTCTGGGATTAATTTCGAAGAATTTTACCAGTTCCTCAAGGTCATTGCTGAAAGGAGGCTCCTCCTAGCAAAGGAGATAGGCCCTGATGAAGTGGAATATGGTGAGGGCTCCCAGCTGGGCCCCCAGCAGACCATTTTTGACATCAGCCGGATTGCTGAGGTGCTGGCGTCTGTGGTGGTCAACCCCGACTTCCAGAGAGTGGACACCAGCATGCTCTCTCCACAGCCAGAGGATCTCCTGCAGCAGCTAGAGGAGGTCATGGCCGCCATGGAGTCTCTTTAG